One stretch of Zingiber officinale cultivar Zhangliang chromosome 6B, Zo_v1.1, whole genome shotgun sequence DNA includes these proteins:
- the LOC121989357 gene encoding probable xyloglucan endotransglucosylase/hydrolase protein 30: MAAAKIIASFLFLFSAAAGAAPPFNVPTVSFSEGFSHLFGNDNLIRGADGRSVRLTLTRYSGSGFISTDLYDHGFFSASIKLPKDYTAGVVVAFYTSNADMFPNTHDEVDFEFLGNVKGQDWRIQTNIYGNGSTTRGREERYLVPFDPTEAAHCYSILWTPDYIIFYIDDVPIREVVRTEAMGGDFPSKPMSVYATIWDGSSWATAYGRIKINYKYEPYVSEFTDLVLRGCRVDPIQPAVEAADRCAESVEELMSADFALLTPRKRAAMRRFRERYMIYSFCYDQHRYGSVTFPDCDYVSPEHTRFGEWGDNKVPPKEIRSRSVSRRRSRRPSSVIPTGDEMLH, from the exons ATGGCGGCCGCGAAGATTATAGCCAGtttcctcttccttttctctgcGGCGGCGGGGGCGGCGCCGCCGTTCAACGTGCCCACGGTCAGCTTCAGCGAAGGCTTCTCGCATCTGTTCGGCAACGACAACCTCATACGCGGCGCCGACGGCCGGAGCGTGCGCCTCACCCTCACCCGCTACTCCG GATCGGGATTCATCTCCACGGACCTCTACGATCACGGATTCTTCAGCGCGTCCATTAAGCTGCCGAAAGATTACACCGCCGGCGTCGTCGTCGCCTTCTAT ACTTCGAACGCAGACATGTTTCCGAACACGCATGATGAGGTGGACTTCGAGTTCCTGGGCAACGTGAAGGGCCAGGACTGGCGGATCCAAACCAACATCTATGGCAACGGCAGCACCACCCGCGGTCGGGAAGAGCGTTACCTCGTCCCCTTCGACCCCACCGAGGCGGCCCACTGCTACTCCATCTTGTGGACCCCAGACTACATCAT ATTCTACATCGACGACGTGCCGATCAGGGAGGTGGTGCGGACGGAGGCGATGGGCGGCGACTTCCCGTCGAAGCCCATGTCAGTGTACGCCACCATCTGGGACGGCAGCTCGTGGGCCACAGCCTACGGCCGGATCAAGATCAACTACAAGTACGAGCCGTACGTGTCGGAGTTCACCGACCTGGTCCTCCGTGGCTGCCGCGTCGACCCCATCCAGCCGGCCGTGGAGGCGGCGGACCGCTGCGCCGAGTCAGTGGAGGAGCTCATGTCCGCCGACTTCGCTCTCCTCACGCCGCGGAAGCGAGCCGCCATGCGCCGCTTCCGCGAGCGCTACATGATCTACAGCTTCTGCTACGACCAGCATCGGTACGGCAGCGTCACCTTCCCGGACTGCGACTACGTCTCGCCGGAGCACACCCGGTTCGGCGAGTGGGGCGATAACAAGGTCCCGCCGAAGGAGATCCGCAGCAGGTCGGTATCCAGGAGGCGCAGCCGGAGACCCAGTTCCGTCATCCCCACCGGCGACGAGATGCTACATTAA